In the genome of Lactuca sativa cultivar Salinas chromosome 3, Lsat_Salinas_v11, whole genome shotgun sequence, the window GTGAATGTATCGGAGCGGTGAAACTATTAGCCTTTGATTCTTGTAGTTTGTATCGTTAGTTCGTCATTAAATGATTTTAGGCTCGGATTAGCGACAAATTCATACATAGGTGCAATGCAAGTCAATTTTGTAGTAGCCAAAAAGAATTATGATGTAGATATTAGTTTAAAGCAAAAATATGATAGGAATATCCCACCCCCCTCATCAATAAGTGTGATACTTCTAAATTAATCATACGAGCCGTTGGTACACATTCTACCTCTGTTGGAAGAACCAAAAAAGAAAAAGTCGGTTACACAAACATGTATAAGAAAACAAAACGGCCGGCCGATGTACGTCGGCACCAACTTCTGAGTAACTCAAGCCGCAGATAGCGGCGCTGCCATTTTAAGAAATCTGATTGTTAAGAAATCGTGTCACAATCAAAAGGTGGATAAATAGTTATGAACATCATATTCTTTAttcaatattttaattaaataagttTATAATCACAATACTTGTATAttcaaaccattttttttttgCGAAATCAATATGTATTCTTAGTTTGTAatattattatgtttcataaaAATTTCAATATGTGATTGTGTTTTGTGATGGGATAAAACAACGTGAGTATACAAACATGATAAAGAgtatatatattatgattttaGTAGAACATTTTCAAAGAGAAATACTGAAAAAATCGAAGTCTCTTGAACAATTCAGAAATTAAGTTACATCAAAATTACTCAATGATTTTACAAAGCGAAGAATCATATGCCACTTCTAATCCACAAGGATTGAGTGCACGATCTCTGTTTAGGAACTAAGAATCCCACAaaaagtatataaaaaaaaagaaaaaagaaactcAATGTACATCATATTAATACATTGAGAAAATAACTAAAAAGAAAATCAAACATATATGTCGATCAATCCATCGCATGCCTAACGTTCATCACCCACTTCCCGTTGGTGATCAAACGATAGTTCAAAAACCCATTTGGGTAGCGACTTCGATCTTCTTGAATCTCTCTTAAGTAACTGTTGATGACGACTCTGAGTATTTTTCTTAACTATGGACTCTACAAACAACTTCACACGTTGCATGGCGACTGCTAGGGTTTCCTCCGACATGTTTGCAAAGCAAATCCTAAACCAACCCGGTTCACTACAATGGCACGATGAACCCGGTGAAATGTTCAACCCAACTTCATAAACAATCTTCAACCAAAGCTCCATTTCACCTTCGAAAGTATCTGAGCTCAAAAGCTGCCTCATATCCACCCAACAATACAAACCAGCATTGCTTTGAAGACACCGAATCCCTGTTTTCTGAAGCCCCTTTACAAGCTTTTCATGTCTTTGCTTCAATCTTCTTCGGTTCTCAGAAAGATAAGTTTTTGTGAACTTCTTGTCAGAAAGGATCTCCGACAATAAATACTGAGTCTGAGAAGAGATCAAACCGAAGCTAGACATTTTCGTTGCAGCAGATACAACACGCTCATCGTTGGAGTAAATAGCTCCAATTCGAAAACCAGGGAGTCCAAGATCTTTAGAGAGACTATAAACAATGTGAACTCTTTTCGCGATTTCAGTGTTCATGAGGTTTCTGTTTTTTAAAACCTCCATGATACTAGTAAAGCTTGGATAGCTAAACACAGTACCTGAGTAAATTTCGTCGCTAATGAGGTGGATATTTTTCGTTGAGATAAAGTTGACGAGTAGATCGAGCTCATGCAAGCTCAACGAAGTGCCTAATGGGTTCGAAGGATTTGTCACCAAAACACCCTTGACTTTGAGGTTCTGTTTTTCTGCTTGTTTGTAAGCATCTTCAAGAGCAGGTTTTGTAATTCTGAAACCATTCAAACTTGAACAATGGATTGGAACAATTTCAGCTCCAGTTCTCCATTTTAGATCTCTATCAAACCTATACAACATtaaaaaactcgatcaaaaaaaGATACAAAAGTAAAAGAGTGACCTTGATAAAACATTTCATGTATAAAAATGTCAACTCACCCTGGATAATATGGTGTCGGAATGAGAATCGCGTCGCCGGGTTAGCTATGCAAAACATTAGCGTCTCGTTAGCCGAGGTTGCACCTGCTGTCAGTACAAGGTTGTTCGGATCAAAAGTAACTGTGTTTCCTCGTATCTCCGACATGAAGCGGACTAAAGCCTGTAGATAAAATTCGTTTATTAATCAcaaaaatattgaagaaaaattgATATAAAGAGATGAATGATTAAATTGTGCTTACATTCTTGAAGGCAGGAAGGCCATGGTAATCTTGAAAGAGAGCAAGTTCTTTAAAGATAGATTGATCGTTATTATGTTTCTTGAAAGCTGCTATCTCTGGATTTTTCTGGAGCCATGATTCAAGAAGATCAAAGGAGAGTTGATTCTCGGCGAGACCCATTTGGATGATTCCATTGGGATTCTTAACTTCGTCGTAGGGATTCTTTTCGTATTCTTCCCATCCGAGGAAGTACGATGAATCTTGTCCATGAGAGTTGCATGTGACCTTTGATGACAACATAATTTCTTGATGATCTTGAAAGTTCTGAAGAAAGTGAAAGTGGCAGGAGATGGAAAAAAGAAAGTGATGTGATTTGTTGTTGGGAGAAAAGGTGTGTTTTTTAGAAGGATTGATTAGGAGAGTGAGTGATTTATGTTGGTGTGTTTGGAAGGAATATATATAGGGGAAGTTGAAGGTAGAAGGATCCAAGCTGTAAAGGGAATGCCATGTCAGATCCTCTTGACAAAAAAGGAATGCTAATTTTGatggaaatgttttcaaaatttatggTTTTTGAAAAAACAGTTGAAGTGTTTCGTTATTGATTAAAGTCCTTGTAAAATTAAACtatctaaaaaaacaaaaaatgtattttttttgtgCATTTTTCCTTCTAATTTTAATGCTTTTAAAGATTAATTAATTAACCATCAATTATTGAGCACTTAGAGTTATGAAAACACATCTCTAAAAGAATATAGTCGATATTATTTAAAGTCGCAGTCAAGAGATGCAAATAAAAGCTCTTCATATATTTCTATTTGTTTCACAAAATTTACAACAAACCTATTGcatataataaaaaaacaattatatatatatatatatatatatatatatatatatatatatatatatatatatatatatatatatatatatatatatatatatatatatatatatatatatatatatatatatatatcatcaccGATCTAAAGattctacatatatatattaaattattatgattattttagGAACATGATAAAGAGttatttttaattgtttcttATTTAAAATGTCAAATAATTACTAACCACTGAAATTATTGTTACTATCGCAGGATAAAACTTTTGACGTGTTATAATCACTTAAATTCTGTCAACTTTGCTCAAAAGGCAATCGCTTCCATTTTGTCAATTGTGCCCAAAAAGTAAGAAGACATTCGATTACAACAAAGTGTTTTCACATCGTTCAATAATCATGAAAAGTTTTCTTCCTATGAAAAACCAAAAAACACGTATTTTCTGTCTACTTATACTGCTGAGTTTGTATACTAGTTTTTTGCTTTTCAAAGCTTATACAAAAAAGAGTGTTTCTAAAAGCCCATTACCGACAAAAAATCTTGAAGAAAATGGAGCAACTGGTGAAAGGGGATGCAGACTAGGACCCTTCATCGTGAAATGGTCGACTACTTGCTCCCCGCCTCCCCCTCCCTTTCCATGGCCCATTTCTTCATTCATGTCGGCTAGGTCTGTATTTTTGAAGTTTGAAGTCAACCTGAGATTAAGTAATGACGAATAAACAATTTGGAAGCAGTGAAATTGCAGTTTGATGCTTCAAAACAATCACTGTTTCCCCTTTTAGCTAATACAAAAGCATCTGGATCGATATACAGTGACATTAAGGATGAAAGTGGGTCAAAACCCGGACTGAATAGACCCGGATCTGGAAACCCAAACCGGTTAACGAGATTTTGTAGATACGGAAACCGGACTGGTATATAGGAACCAATTCCAGTTCGGTTCCTGATACGGTACTGGGTAAACTGAGTTTAGAACTGAAAACCCGAAAACATCGAAGTGGGTAGGTTGAAACCCGATAAAGTGagtttagaaccggaaaatccGAAAAAACCAAAATTTTTTGGTCATTATTTATTACGTAGCGGGTTGAACTTTAaatattttcatattgatatctcgacttcggaggattgtaaatcattgaatataaaaccaaaattgacaaaattatagtttaaaatcaTATGCACAATATAAACTACACTCTGAAAAAAATTATATGTCAATCCGATTGTAaatgaatgaga includes:
- the LOC111912966 gene encoding LOW QUALITY PROTEIN: 1-aminocyclopropane-1-carboxylate synthase 3 (The sequence of the model RefSeq protein was modified relative to this genomic sequence to represent the inferred CDS: inserted 1 base in 1 codon), with translation MLSSKVTCNSHGQDSSYFLGWEEYEKNPYDEVKNPNGIIQMGLAENQLSFDLLESWLQKNPEIAAFKKHNNDQSIFKELALFQDYHGLPAFKNALVRFMSEIRGNTVTFDPNNLVLTAGATSANETLMFCIAXPGDAILIPTPYYPGFDRDLKWRTGAEIVPIHCSSLNGFRITKPALEDAYKQAEKQNLKVKGVLVTNPSNPLGTSLSLHELDLLVNFISTKNIHLISDEIYSGTVFSYPSFTSIMEVLKNRNLMNTEIAKRVHIVYSLSKDLGLPGFRIGAIYSNDERVVSAATKMSSFGLISSQTQYLLSEILSDKKFTKTYLSENRRRLKQRHEKLVKGLQKTGIRCLQSNAGLYCWVDMRQLLSSDTFEGEMELWLKIVYEVGLNISPGSSCHCSEPGWFRICFANMSEETLAVAMQRVKLFVESIVKKNTQSRHQQLLKRDSRRSKSLPKWVFELSFDHQREVGDER